One segment of Streptosporangium brasiliense DNA contains the following:
- a CDS encoding lipid-transfer protein, whose product MSAVVLGAGMHPWGKWGRPFTEYGVAAARAALRDADLAWTDVQYVVGAGTIRNGYPGFVAGATFAQAMGWSGARIASCYAACASGAQALDIARTRILAGLCDVAMVVGADSTPKGFFKPVGGDRPDDPDWLRFRLLGATNPAYFALYARRRMALYGDTAEDFAAVKVKNALAGSLNDNARYRRTVTAGQVLDSPMVADPLRLMDICATSDGAAALVLASEDFARRHGARGPVRLAAVSTVTPSFPDTVLGLPDFATDSTAAVPPPERTFRASIAHAAYEEAGLGPGDLSFAEVYDLSTALELDWVEEIGLCPPGEAGKLLRAGDTSLGGRIPVNPSGGLASFGEAVPAQAIAQVCELTWQLRGRAGSRQITGARVGLAANQGLFGHGSAIIATT is encoded by the coding sequence GTGAGCGCCGTCGTCCTGGGTGCCGGGATGCACCCCTGGGGGAAGTGGGGACGGCCCTTCACCGAGTACGGCGTGGCCGCCGCCCGGGCCGCCCTGCGCGACGCGGACCTGGCCTGGACCGACGTCCAGTACGTGGTGGGCGCCGGCACGATCAGGAACGGCTATCCGGGATTCGTCGCCGGCGCGACGTTCGCCCAGGCGATGGGGTGGAGCGGCGCGCGGATCGCGTCCTGCTACGCGGCGTGCGCCTCGGGCGCCCAGGCCCTCGACATCGCCCGCACCCGGATCCTCGCCGGGCTCTGCGACGTGGCGATGGTCGTCGGCGCCGACTCCACGCCCAAGGGGTTCTTCAAGCCGGTGGGCGGCGACCGCCCGGACGATCCCGACTGGCTCCGGTTCCGGCTGCTCGGTGCCACCAACCCGGCGTACTTCGCGCTCTACGCGCGCAGGCGGATGGCCCTGTACGGCGACACCGCCGAGGACTTCGCCGCCGTCAAGGTCAAGAACGCCCTCGCCGGCTCCCTGAACGACAACGCCCGCTACCGCAGAACCGTCACAGCCGGACAGGTGCTGGACTCTCCCATGGTGGCCGATCCGCTGCGGCTGATGGACATCTGCGCCACCTCCGACGGCGCCGCCGCGCTGGTGCTGGCCTCGGAGGACTTCGCCCGCCGCCACGGCGCGCGCGGCCCCGTACGGCTCGCGGCCGTCTCCACCGTGACGCCGTCCTTCCCCGACACCGTGCTCGGACTGCCGGACTTCGCCACCGACTCCACCGCCGCGGTGCCGCCCCCCGAGCGGACCTTCCGCGCCTCCATCGCCCACGCCGCCTACGAGGAGGCCGGCCTGGGCCCCGGCGACCTGTCCTTCGCCGAGGTCTACGACCTGTCGACCGCGCTGGAGCTCGACTGGGTCGAGGAGATCGGTCTCTGTCCGCCCGGCGAGGCCGGCAAGCTGCTGCGCGCCGGGGACACCTCACTCGGCGGCCGGATCCCGGTCAACCCCTCCGGCGGGCTCGCCTCCTTCGGCGAGGCCGTCCCGGCCCAGGCCATCGCGCAGGTCTGCGAGCTCACCTGGCAGCTCCGCGGGAGGGCCGGATCGCGCCAGATTACCGGGGCAAGGGTCGGCCTTGCCGCCAACCAGGGCTTGTTCGGCCACGGCTCCGCCATCATCGCCACTACTTGA
- a CDS encoding Zn-ribbon domain-containing OB-fold protein, with protein MDAPVIDGWFTVDGGTAHLLGTRCADCRTVCFPPRTGFCPNPRCAGENLAETRLSRRGTVWSYTNACYPPPTPFVAAEPYTPVTLAAVELAEEGIVVLGQVKDLTVEELHVGMELELTWGPLADGPPVWMWGRP; from the coding sequence ATGGACGCACCCGTGATCGACGGCTGGTTCACCGTGGACGGCGGCACCGCGCATCTGCTCGGCACCCGCTGCGCCGACTGCCGGACCGTCTGCTTCCCGCCCCGGACGGGGTTCTGCCCCAACCCGCGCTGCGCGGGCGAGAACCTGGCCGAGACGCGGCTCTCGCGCCGGGGCACCGTCTGGTCCTACACCAACGCCTGCTACCCGCCCCCCACGCCGTTCGTGGCGGCCGAGCCGTACACGCCGGTGACGCTGGCGGCGGTGGAGCTGGCCGAGGAGGGGATCGTCGTGCTCGGCCAGGTCAAGGACCTGACCGTGGAGGAACTGCACGTCGGCATGGAGCTGGAGCTGACCTGGGGCCCGCTCGCCGACGGCCCGCCGGTGTGGATGTGGGGCAGGCCGTGA
- a CDS encoding SAM hydrolase/SAM-dependent halogenase family protein, with amino-acid sequence MTSVITLLTDYGLEDGYVAACHGVIVGISPESRIIDVCHLVPSGDIRRAAAILAQTIPYLPAGVHIAVVDPGGGSRRAVAVEAGSHVFLGPDNGVLSWAVHASGGARAAYELTNEDLFRKPVSPTFHGRDVFAPVAAHLTVGRSLAELGPEISLGRLVSLPAPTSLVREGVVEGEVLSVDRYGNTQLSVGARDLATLGVRPGDTLAVWLGRRRISVPFRETYAAVAPGELVAFADSAGLVALAVNSGDASQRLGLPPGAHVRLSPAP; translated from the coding sequence GTGACCTCTGTCATCACTCTTCTCACCGACTACGGCCTGGAGGACGGCTACGTCGCCGCCTGCCACGGCGTGATCGTCGGCATCTCGCCGGAGTCGCGGATCATCGACGTGTGCCATCTGGTCCCGTCCGGCGACATACGGCGGGCCGCGGCGATTCTGGCGCAGACGATCCCCTATCTGCCCGCCGGCGTGCACATCGCCGTGGTGGATCCCGGCGGCGGCTCGCGCCGGGCCGTGGCGGTCGAGGCCGGCAGCCACGTGTTCCTCGGCCCGGACAACGGCGTGCTGTCATGGGCGGTCCACGCCAGTGGCGGCGCGAGGGCGGCATACGAGCTGACCAACGAGGATCTCTTCAGGAAACCGGTCTCGCCGACCTTCCACGGGCGTGACGTCTTCGCCCCCGTGGCGGCGCACCTGACGGTCGGGCGGAGCCTGGCCGAGCTGGGACCGGAGATCTCCCTGGGGCGGCTGGTCTCGCTGCCCGCACCGACCTCGCTGGTGCGCGAGGGCGTGGTGGAGGGCGAGGTGCTGTCGGTCGACCGCTACGGCAACACCCAGCTGTCGGTCGGCGCGCGCGACCTGGCGACGCTGGGAGTGCGGCCGGGCGACACGCTGGCGGTCTGGCTGGGCCGCAGGCGGATCTCGGTGCCGTTCCGGGAGACGTACGCCGCGGTGGCCCCCGGAGAGCTGGTCGCCTTCGCCGACTCGGCGGGGCTGGTCGCGCTGGCGGTCAACTCCGGTGACGCCTCCCAGCGGCTGGGCCTCCCCCCGGGCGCCCACGTACGGCTGTCACCCGCCCCCTGA
- a CDS encoding DUF3263 domain-containing protein, whose amino-acid sequence MDTAPIPGDSAAQEPAPRALTDRERELLAFERQWWRHAGAKEQAIRETFDISATRYYQLLGELIDRPEALAHDPILVKRLRRLRETRRRDRAARRMGLRP is encoded by the coding sequence ATGGACACTGCGCCGATCCCCGGTGACAGTGCTGCCCAGGAGCCGGCCCCGCGGGCTCTCACCGACCGGGAGCGGGAGCTTCTCGCCTTCGAGCGCCAGTGGTGGCGCCACGCGGGGGCCAAGGAGCAGGCCATCCGTGAGACCTTCGACATCTCGGCCACCCGCTACTACCAGCTCCTCGGCGAGCTCATCGACAGGCCCGAGGCGCTCGCTCACGATCCGATCCTGGTCAAGCGCCTGCGCCGGCTCCGCGAGACCCGCCGGCGCGACCGCGCCGCCCGGCGGATGGGCTTGCGCCCCTGA